In Methanobacterium petrolearium, one genomic interval encodes:
- a CDS encoding formylmethanofuran--tetrahydromethanopterin N-formyltransferase, translating into MNTSHLKSPLDKIVDTYAEAFNGICCRVIVTADDEETLKRAAYDATSTPGTVIGRVEGGIECWLTEDKTPDGRNGVILQFWYDKEDPERFEVELSYRIRQDILVKPFTSVFDASINPVGYIDTMKNVGHCGDGYEWKDELYGRHMIVVPIAIPDFLIEQKLGYMKGIMGANFWYFCNSKKDVLEGGRAALKAIEAVEGVITPFDICSAASKPETNYPWIGPTTNHPYCPTLQHVLGADSMVPEGVEYIPEIVLNGLDMESLKKAMKIGIHVLLEYNGVLGISAGNYGGQLGDYKIYLKELFP; encoded by the coding sequence ATGAACACTTCTCATCTCAAATCACCATTGGATAAAATAGTAGACACCTATGCTGAGGCATTTAATGGTATCTGCTGCAGAGTCATAGTTACTGCTGATGATGAAGAAACACTGAAAAGAGCCGCATATGATGCAACTTCCACGCCAGGAACCGTGATTGGACGTGTAGAAGGCGGAATCGAATGTTGGTTAACTGAAGATAAGACTCCTGATGGTAGAAATGGAGTTATATTACAATTCTGGTATGATAAAGAAGATCCTGAAAGGTTCGAAGTTGAACTCTCCTATCGTATACGGCAAGATATACTGGTTAAACCATTCACATCAGTCTTTGATGCATCCATCAATCCAGTTGGCTATATTGACACCATGAAAAATGTAGGCCACTGCGGAGATGGTTATGAATGGAAAGACGAATTATATGGTAGACATATGATTGTGGTGCCCATTGCCATACCAGATTTCCTTATAGAACAAAAATTAGGATACATGAAAGGAATCATGGGGGCAAACTTTTGGTACTTCTGTAACAGCAAAAAAGATGTGCTGGAAGGTGGTAGAGCGGCTCTGAAAGCTATTGAAGCTGTGGAAGGAGTTATTACTCCCTTTGATATTTGTTCAGCAGCATCCAAACCAGAAACCAACTATCCCTGGATTGGACCAACCACCAACCACCCCTACTGCCCCACCCTGCAACATGTTTTAGGTGCAGATTCCATGGTTCCAGAGGGTGTTGAGTATATCCCTGAGATTGTTTTAAATGGTCTTGATATGGAAAGTCTTAAAAAAGCCATGAAAATAGGGATACATGTTTTACTGGAATATAACGGTGTTCTTGGAATTTCAGCTGGAAATTACGGTGGACAGTTAGGAGATTATAAGATTTATCTTAAAGAGTTGTTTCCATGA
- a CDS encoding 4Fe-4S binding protein, giving the protein MTSTTDTSKKSEETKKIYKPLRDVEVEYEVDHDKCASCTDRPCLKACPVDAVHEVPPDNHIEIDDKCFGCILCREACPYDAITMETTLSKPRRENVPNINTKLCRQCGACVDACRTGAIHLVSSGNQEAHSEIDEDKCVRCGYCSRVCPTEAIKYGEILPRSVVGGKAIVVNHDKCIGCMTCTRVCPSKGAINVDKMSKLPYINPSYCARCEECMNVCPSTAIKYSSRKRAYEGYNKIKTMEIASELLEKESEKLARETVKIDSILNKITREVSYSHQEEEFTQDVTELVSEEIKALMDGKLDVEDLGEIIHATSPHRVINVSEEECIGCGACIKECPVDCIELEMPSPVHVGEECVYCGQCVETCPFQAITLKEELFQVEDGHILFKRRKITGPSEGEVIIDSMSCQRCGVCVNKCPVDAMDMVDDQVVVDQDKCILCGECQRICPTRAVELHEK; this is encoded by the coding sequence ATGACCAGCACAACTGATACTTCTAAAAAATCAGAGGAAACCAAGAAGATCTACAAACCACTCAGAGATGTGGAAGTAGAATACGAGGTAGATCATGATAAATGCGCCTCCTGCACTGATAGGCCCTGTCTTAAGGCCTGTCCAGTAGATGCTGTTCATGAAGTTCCTCCGGATAATCACATTGAAATTGATGATAAATGTTTTGGATGTATTCTGTGCAGGGAAGCATGCCCATATGATGCCATCACCATGGAAACCACCCTTTCCAAACCAAGGAGAGAAAATGTTCCAAATATCAACACCAAACTGTGCAGGCAGTGCGGTGCCTGTGTGGATGCCTGTCGTACTGGAGCTATACATTTAGTTAGTTCAGGGAATCAAGAAGCCCACAGTGAGATTGATGAGGATAAATGTGTGCGCTGTGGTTACTGTTCCCGTGTTTGTCCCACTGAAGCCATTAAATATGGTGAAATTCTACCCCGCTCGGTGGTGGGAGGTAAAGCCATAGTAGTTAACCATGACAAATGTATTGGCTGTATGACCTGTACCAGGGTTTGCCCATCTAAAGGAGCTATCAACGTGGATAAGATGAGTAAACTTCCTTATATCAATCCATCTTATTGTGCCCGATGTGAGGAGTGTATGAATGTTTGTCCATCCACTGCAATTAAATATTCATCACGTAAACGAGCTTATGAAGGATATAATAAGATAAAAACCATGGAAATTGCTTCAGAGCTTTTGGAAAAGGAAAGTGAGAAACTTGCTCGTGAAACAGTTAAGATCGATTCTATTTTAAACAAGATCACCCGTGAGGTAAGTTACAGTCATCAGGAGGAGGAGTTCACCCAGGATGTCACTGAACTGGTCAGTGAAGAAATCAAAGCCTTGATGGATGGCAAACTTGATGTTGAAGATCTGGGAGAAATAATCCATGCCACCTCACCCCATAGAGTAATCAATGTTTCTGAAGAAGAGTGTATCGGCTGTGGGGCTTGTATTAAAGAGTGTCCAGTGGACTGTATTGAACTGGAGATGCCTTCACCGGTGCATGTGGGAGAAGAATGCGTTTACTGTGGTCAATGTGTGGAAACCTGTCCGTTCCAGGCAATCACTCTGAAAGAAGAATTGTTCCAGGTGGAAGATGGTCACATACTCTTTAAAAGGCGTAAGATCACCGGTCCCTCAGAGGGTGAAGTGATTATAGACAGTATGTCCTGTCAAAGATGTGGAGTTTGCGTGAACAAGTGCCCAGTGGATGCCATGGACATGGTGGATGACCAGGTAGTGGTTGATCAGGACAAATGCATATTATGTGGAGAATGTCAACGTATATGCCCTACCCGGGCAGTTGAACTCCATGAAAAATAA